A single Pseudomonas brassicacearum DNA region contains:
- the tssG gene encoding type VI secretion system baseplate subunit TssG, translating into MESQARTSSDPVSTLEAMHQEPWEYDFFQALRRIECESPELPRLGHSLRLADDPLRLGQQAECTFAPATLASVQPGSDGAPARLEQFFFGLGGPNGPMPLHITEYVRERQRNNADSTSKRFLDVFHHRLLSLFYRAWAEARPTVSHDRPDDDYWSARLAALSGRGMPSLLNQGLIPDTAKLHYSGHLSAQTRYPDGLKAILNEYFGLPVEIEEYVGQWLELPERSRVGVSAHQLGVDFCLGRFVWDRQHKFRIRLGPLKLVDYMGMLPGSQPFNELVAWVAEYLGHELDWDLNLVLEQPEVPALQLNGRFRLGFNTWLGRPETDANDLILARHYAEQANTSQTSRSHEHG; encoded by the coding sequence ATGGAAAGCCAAGCCCGGACGTCGTCCGACCCTGTGAGTACCCTGGAGGCGATGCACCAGGAACCCTGGGAATACGATTTCTTCCAGGCGTTGCGGCGCATCGAGTGCGAGTCCCCCGAGCTGCCGCGCCTGGGCCATTCCCTGCGCCTGGCCGACGACCCGCTGCGTCTCGGGCAACAGGCCGAATGCACTTTCGCGCCAGCCACCCTCGCCTCGGTGCAACCGGGCAGCGACGGTGCGCCGGCACGCCTGGAGCAATTTTTCTTCGGCCTCGGCGGGCCCAACGGCCCGATGCCGCTGCACATCACCGAATACGTGCGCGAACGCCAGCGCAACAACGCCGACAGCACCAGCAAGCGCTTCCTCGATGTGTTCCACCATCGCCTGCTCAGCCTGTTTTATCGGGCCTGGGCCGAAGCGCGGCCAACGGTCAGCCATGATCGCCCGGACGATGACTATTGGTCGGCGCGCCTGGCGGCACTGAGTGGCCGGGGCATGCCGAGCCTGCTCAACCAGGGGCTGATCCCCGACACGGCGAAGCTGCACTACAGCGGCCACCTGTCGGCGCAAACCCGCTACCCCGACGGTTTGAAAGCGATCCTCAACGAGTACTTCGGCCTGCCGGTGGAGATCGAAGAATACGTCGGCCAATGGCTGGAACTGCCCGAGCGCAGCCGCGTCGGGGTCAGTGCTCATCAATTGGGCGTGGACTTCTGCCTGGGTCGCTTCGTGTGGGATCGCCAGCACAAGTTCCGCATTCGCCTGGGGCCACTCAAGCTCGTTGACTACATGGGCATGCTGCCCGGCAGCCAACCGTTCAACGAACTGGTGGCCTGGGTCGCCGAGTACCTGGGCCATGAACTGGACTGGGACCTGAACCTGGTCCTGGAGCAGCCCGAAGTCCCGGCGCTACAACTCAACGGTCGCTTCCGCCTGGGCTTCAACACCTGGCTGGGCCGCCCCGAAACAGATGCCAACGATCTAATACTGGCCAGGCATTACGCCGAACAGGCCAACACCTCACAGACCTCAAGGAGCCATGAGCATGGGTGA
- a CDS encoding type VI secretion system amidase effector protein Tae4, with the protein MAKPSFVNLWNSYPPYPSASPVCDGPYINQCAIRMSIALCGEKTFPVNTSTYTLDPKCAHGHARGAESLANWLWKKNRLGPPKVYTTSVADRTTLMGKTGIIFFKDCYQQNSDTAGRPTGDHIDLWNRGLTKSGDLFSRSKAIWFWELS; encoded by the coding sequence ATGGCCAAGCCTTCGTTTGTCAATTTGTGGAACAGCTATCCGCCCTACCCCTCCGCCAGTCCGGTTTGCGACGGTCCCTATATCAACCAGTGCGCCATTCGTATGAGCATCGCCTTGTGCGGGGAAAAGACCTTTCCGGTCAACACTTCGACTTATACGCTGGATCCCAAATGCGCCCATGGACATGCCCGCGGCGCGGAGTCATTGGCCAACTGGCTATGGAAGAAGAACCGCCTCGGCCCGCCGAAGGTCTACACCACCAGCGTGGCAGACCGCACAACACTGATGGGCAAGACCGGGATCATCTTCTTCAAGGACTGCTACCAACAAAATAGCGACACTGCCGGCCGACCTACTGGCGATCACATCGACCTGTGGAACCGTGGCCTGACCAAGAGCGGTGATCTGTTCTCAAGATCCAAGGCCATCTGGTTCTGGGAGCTTTCGTGA
- the tssI gene encoding type VI secretion system tip protein TssI/VgrG has protein sequence MLFNQASRLAKITSPLGPEVLLLKDMGGGEELGRLFNYELQLHSLDNAIDLNQLLGKPMCVSLQLDGGGERYFHGIVARCSQNVDQGQFASYQATLRPWFWLLTRTSDCRIFQNLTIPQIIKQVFRDLGFSDFEDALSRPYREWEYCVQYRETSFDFVSRLMEQEGIYYFFRHEQGRHVLVLADAYGAHTTAPGYGSVPYYPKNEQQRERDHIHDWHLAQEVQPGSLELNDYDFQRPSARIDVRSAMPRPHTAGDYPLYDYPGTYVQSQDGEHYARTRIEALQTQHEQVELAGNARGLGSGHLFSLTGFSRQDQNREYLIVGARYYLSQESGETGGGAPAAQFESSLTCIDAQQSYRPLPITHRPIVKGPQTALVVGPKGEEIWTDQFGRVKVHFYWDRHDQSNENSSCWIRVSQAWAGKNWGSMQIPRIGQEVIVSFLEGDPDRPIITGRVYNAEQTVPYDLPANATQSGMKSRSSKGGTPANFNEIRMEDKKGAEQLYIHAERNQDIVVEVDESHSVGHDRNKSIGHNETVTIGNNRLRIVKQEDILCVGQRKTDSISQSYVIEVGENLRLVCGESILELNASGQINLTGVQISFYASGDAEFNTGGVLHLNNGGGPGATPDGQGVKASIDANINAAFPSPKG, from the coding sequence ATGTTATTCAACCAAGCCTCACGCCTGGCCAAGATCACCAGCCCCCTGGGACCTGAGGTACTGCTGCTCAAGGACATGGGCGGCGGCGAAGAATTGGGGCGGCTGTTCAACTACGAGTTGCAGTTGCACTCACTGGACAATGCCATCGACCTCAACCAGCTGCTCGGCAAGCCCATGTGCGTGAGCCTGCAGCTCGATGGCGGTGGCGAACGCTACTTCCATGGCATCGTCGCCCGTTGCAGTCAGAACGTCGACCAGGGCCAGTTCGCCAGCTACCAGGCCACCCTGCGCCCGTGGTTCTGGCTGCTGACCCGCACCTCCGATTGCCGGATTTTCCAGAACCTGACCATTCCGCAGATCATCAAGCAGGTGTTCCGCGACCTGGGCTTTTCCGATTTCGAAGACGCCCTGAGCAGGCCTTATCGCGAGTGGGAATACTGCGTGCAGTATCGCGAGACCAGCTTCGATTTCGTCAGTCGCCTGATGGAACAGGAAGGGATCTACTACTTCTTCCGCCATGAGCAGGGCCGCCATGTGCTGGTGCTGGCCGATGCCTATGGCGCCCACACCACGGCCCCCGGCTACGGCTCGGTGCCCTACTACCCCAAGAACGAGCAGCAGCGCGAGCGTGACCACATCCACGACTGGCACCTGGCCCAGGAAGTCCAGCCCGGCTCGCTGGAGCTCAACGACTACGACTTCCAACGCCCCAGCGCACGCATCGACGTACGCTCGGCCATGCCCCGCCCACACACGGCCGGCGACTATCCGCTATACGACTACCCCGGCACCTACGTGCAGAGCCAGGACGGCGAACACTATGCCCGCACCCGCATCGAAGCCTTGCAGACCCAGCACGAACAGGTCGAGCTGGCCGGTAACGCCCGGGGCCTGGGCTCGGGGCATCTGTTCAGCCTCACCGGCTTCAGCCGCCAGGACCAGAACCGCGAATACCTGATCGTCGGCGCCCGCTACTACCTCTCCCAGGAAAGCGGCGAAACCGGTGGCGGCGCGCCGGCCGCGCAGTTCGAAAGCAGCCTGACCTGCATCGACGCCCAGCAAAGCTATCGGCCACTGCCCATCACCCATCGCCCTATCGTCAAGGGCCCGCAGACAGCGTTGGTGGTGGGCCCCAAGGGCGAGGAAATCTGGACCGATCAGTTCGGCCGGGTGAAGGTGCACTTCTATTGGGATCGGCACGACCAGTCCAACGAAAACAGCTCGTGCTGGATTCGCGTGTCGCAGGCATGGGCCGGCAAGAATTGGGGCTCGATGCAGATCCCGCGCATTGGCCAGGAAGTGATCGTCAGTTTCCTCGAAGGCGACCCGGACCGGCCGATCATCACCGGTCGCGTCTACAACGCCGAACAGACCGTGCCCTATGACTTGCCTGCCAATGCCACCCAGAGCGGCATGAAAAGCCGTTCGAGCAAGGGCGGCACGCCAGCGAATTTCAACGAAATCCGCATGGAAGACAAGAAAGGTGCCGAGCAGCTGTACATCCATGCCGAGCGCAACCAGGACATCGTGGTCGAGGTGGATGAAAGCCACTCGGTGGGCCATGACCGCAACAAGAGCATAGGCCACAACGAGACGGTGACCATCGGCAACAACCGCCTGCGCATCGTCAAGCAGGAGGACATCCTCTGCGTCGGCCAGCGCAAGACCGACAGCATCAGCCAGAGCTATGTGATTGAAGTGGGCGAAAACCTGCGCCTGGTGTGCGGCGAAAGCATCCTGGAGCTCAACGCCAGCGGCCAGATCAACCTGACCGGCGTACAGATCAGCTTCTACGCCAGCGGCGATGCCGAGTTCAACACCGGCGGCGTGCTGCACCTGAACAATGGTGGCGGCCCCGGTGCCACGCCGGACGGCCAGGGCGTCAAGGCCAGCATCGATGCCAACATCAACGCCGCGTTCCCGTCGCCCAAGGGCTAA
- the tssF gene encoding type VI secretion system baseplate subunit TssF → MNPRLLELYNQELHHVRESAAEFAKEYPKIASRLSLSGMDCADPYVERLLEGFAYLTARVQLKLDAEYPTFTHNLLEIAYPHYLAPTPSMTVVQLQADPDEGSLSSGFPLPRDTVLRAALGRETQTCCEYRTAHAVTLWPLQVSQAEYFGNPSAVLGRLAASEPKAKAGLRITLRTGAELPFNSLALDNLPLYLSGADEQPFRLYEQLLGNACAVFARKPGGDWVERLPQDALRSRGFDDADAALPVVPRAFQGYRLLQEYFALPHRFLFVDFTQLSRAVKRCDGQELELIVLFDRHDPSLEGSVGASQFLPFCTPAINLFPKRLDRIHLSDRVNEHHVIADRTRPMDFEVHSLSGLTGHGTGPEQPFLPFYAVRDPSRYGRDQAYYTVRREPRVLSSDQRRNGPRSTYIGSETFVSLVDSQQAPYRHDLRQLGVTALCTNRDLPLFMSVGSGKTDFTLADSAPVGAVRCVAGPSRPRASHAHDAKAWRLISQLSLNYLSLSEQGQGAAALRELLRLYGDSNDAALQLQIEGLREVSSKACTRRLPMPGPIVFGRGLEITLEFDENAFRGTGVFLLGAVFERFLARYVSINSFTETVIRTTERGEIMRWKAKPGRRPTL, encoded by the coding sequence ATGAACCCACGCCTGCTGGAGCTGTACAACCAGGAACTGCACCACGTGCGCGAAAGCGCGGCGGAGTTCGCCAAGGAATACCCCAAGATCGCCAGTCGGCTGAGCTTGTCCGGCATGGACTGCGCCGACCCGTATGTCGAGCGCCTGCTGGAAGGCTTTGCCTACCTGACGGCGCGGGTGCAGCTCAAGCTCGACGCCGAATACCCGACCTTCACCCACAACCTGCTGGAAATCGCCTACCCGCATTACCTGGCGCCGACGCCGTCGATGACCGTGGTGCAACTGCAGGCCGACCCGGACGAAGGCTCGCTGAGCAGTGGTTTCCCGCTGCCGCGCGATACCGTCCTGCGGGCTGCCCTGGGGCGTGAAACCCAGACCTGCTGCGAGTACCGCACCGCCCACGCGGTGACGTTGTGGCCGTTGCAGGTCAGCCAGGCCGAATACTTCGGCAACCCCTCCGCGGTGCTCGGGCGCCTGGCCGCCAGCGAACCGAAAGCCAAGGCCGGGCTGCGCATCACACTGCGCACCGGCGCCGAACTGCCGTTCAACAGCCTGGCCCTGGACAACCTGCCGCTGTACTTGAGTGGCGCCGACGAACAGCCCTTCCGCCTCTACGAACAACTGCTGGGCAATGCCTGCGCGGTGTTCGCCCGCAAGCCCGGCGGTGACTGGGTGGAACGGCTGCCCCAGGATGCGTTGCGCTCACGCGGTTTCGACGATGCCGACGCCGCGCTGCCGGTGGTGCCGCGCGCCTTCCAGGGCTATCGCCTGTTGCAGGAATACTTCGCCCTGCCCCACCGTTTCCTGTTCGTCGACTTCACCCAGTTGAGCCGTGCGGTCAAGCGTTGCGACGGCCAGGAGCTGGAGCTGATCGTGCTGTTCGACCGTCACGACCCGAGCCTGGAAGGCAGCGTCGGCGCTTCGCAGTTCCTGCCGTTCTGCACCCCGGCCATCAACCTGTTTCCCAAACGGCTGGATCGCATTCACTTGTCGGATCGGGTCAACGAGCACCACGTGATCGCCGACCGTACCCGGCCGATGGATTTCGAAGTGCATTCGCTGAGCGGCCTCACCGGCCACGGCACCGGGCCGGAGCAGCCGTTTTTGCCGTTCTACGCGGTGCGCGATCCGTCCCGTTATGGCCGCGACCAGGCCTACTACACGGTGCGGCGCGAACCGCGCGTGCTGTCCAGCGATCAACGGCGCAACGGCCCGCGCTCGACCTACATCGGCAGCGAAACCTTCGTCAGCCTGGTGGACAGCCAGCAAGCGCCCTATCGCCACGACCTGCGCCAACTGGGCGTGACCGCGCTGTGTACCAACCGCGACCTGCCGCTGTTCATGAGCGTGGGCAGCGGCAAGACCGACTTCACCCTGGCCGACAGTGCGCCGGTTGGCGCGGTTCGCTGCGTGGCAGGTCCCAGTCGCCCACGGGCCAGCCATGCCCACGACGCCAAGGCCTGGCGACTGATCAGCCAGTTGTCGCTGAACTACTTGTCGTTGAGCGAACAAGGCCAAGGCGCGGCCGCCCTGCGTGAACTGCTGCGCCTGTACGGCGACAGCAACGACGCGGCGCTGCAATTGCAGATCGAAGGCCTGCGCGAAGTCAGCAGCAAGGCCTGCACCCGGCGCTTGCCGATGCCCGGCCCGATCGTGTTCGGTCGTGGCCTGGAGATCACCCTGGAATTTGATGAAAACGCGTTTCGCGGCACCGGGGTGTTCCTGCTCGGCGCCGTGTTCGAGCGCTTCCTGGCACGCTACGTGTCGATCAACAGTTTTACCGAGACGGTGATCCGTACCACCGAACGCGGCGAGATCATGCGATGGAAAGCCAAGCCCGGACGTCGTCCGACCCTGTGA
- a CDS encoding Hcp family type VI secretion system effector codes for MAVDIFIKIGDIKGESMDKAHKDEIDVLNWSWGMSQSGNMHVGSGGGAGKVNVQDLSLTKYVDKASPNLMMHCASGKHIDKVKLTVRKAGGESQVEYMIINLEEVLVTSLSTGGSGGDDRLTENVTLNFAKVLVDYQPQKADGTKEGGPVKFGWNIRQNVKV; via the coding sequence ATGGCTGTTGATATTTTCATCAAGATCGGCGACATCAAGGGCGAGTCCATGGACAAGGCCCACAAGGACGAGATCGATGTCCTGAACTGGAGCTGGGGCATGTCCCAGTCCGGCAACATGCACGTGGGCAGCGGCGGTGGTGCGGGCAAGGTCAACGTCCAGGACCTGTCCCTGACCAAGTACGTCGACAAGGCGTCGCCGAACCTGATGATGCACTGCGCCAGCGGCAAGCACATCGACAAGGTCAAGCTGACCGTGCGCAAGGCCGGTGGTGAAAGCCAGGTCGAGTACATGATCATCAACCTGGAAGAAGTGCTGGTCACGTCCCTGAGCACCGGCGGCTCGGGCGGCGATGATCGCCTGACCGAAAACGTCACCCTGAACTTCGCCAAGGTGCTGGTGGACTACCAGCCACAGAAAGCCGACGGCACCAAGGAAGGCGGTCCGGTCAAGTTCGGCTGGAACATCCGTCAGAACGTCAAGGTGTAA
- the tssE gene encoding type VI secretion system baseplate subunit TssE — translation MVTEIATRDRLQPSLLDRLTDDDPTNPKESADKRVLSLTQLKASVLRDLAWLLNTTSLLDADATLHTPAGTSVVNFGLPALAGNSASNVDVSALETLIHQAIATFEPRILRHTLRVRARATAEMNHNALSFEIEGDLWAQPVPLRLMLQTDLDLETGHVRVVNADQRRRS, via the coding sequence GTGGTAACCGAAATCGCCACGCGCGATCGCCTGCAACCGTCCCTATTGGACCGGTTGACCGACGACGATCCGACCAACCCCAAGGAAAGCGCCGACAAGCGCGTGCTCTCCCTGACCCAATTGAAAGCCTCGGTGCTGCGTGACCTGGCGTGGCTGCTCAACACCACCTCGTTGCTCGACGCGGACGCCACGCTGCATACCCCGGCGGGCACCTCGGTGGTGAATTTCGGCCTGCCGGCACTGGCCGGCAACAGCGCGTCGAACGTCGATGTCTCGGCCCTGGAAACCTTGATCCACCAGGCCATTGCCACCTTCGAACCGCGCATCCTGCGCCACACCCTGCGGGTGCGGGCCCGGGCGACAGCCGAGATGAACCACAACGCGTTGAGTTTCGAGATCGAAGGCGATCTCTGGGCCCAGCCCGTGCCGCTGCGCCTGATGCTGCAAACCGACCTGGACCTGGAAACCGGCCATGTGCGCGTGGTCAACGCCGACCAGCGGAGACGCTCATGA
- the tssH gene encoding type VI secretion system ATPase TssH — protein MGEISRAALFGKLNSVAYKAIEAATVFCKLRGNPYVELVHWFHQLLQLQDSDLHRIIRQFNIEPARLARDLTEALDRLPRGSTSITDLSSHVEEAVERGWVYGSLMFGESQVRTGYLVLGILKTPSLRHALLGLSSEFDKVKVEALSERFDEYVGDSPENALTASDGFNAGAVPGEASGAMAPSAMGKQEALKRFTVDLTEQARSGKLDPIVGRDEEIRQLVDILMRRRQNNPILTGEAGVGKTAVVEGFALRIVAGDVPPALKDVELRSLDVGLLQAGASMKGEFEQRLRQVIEDVQASPKPIILFIDEAHTLVGAGGAAGTGDAANLLKPALARGTLRTVAATTWAEYKKHIEKDPALTRRFQVVQVAEPSEDKALLMMRGVASTMEKHHQVQILDEALEASVKLSHRYIPARQLPDKSVSLLDTACARVAISLHAVPAEVDDSRRRIEALETELQIIAREHAIGVVIGTRQTQSENLLSAERERLAELEGRWAEEKTLVDELLATRATLRERVGVVDSEDGSETSHELREKLVDLQQRLTALQGETPLILPTVDYQAVASVVADWTGIPVGRMARNELETVLNLDQHLKKRIIGQDHALQMIAKRIQTSRAGLDNPSKPIGVFMLAGTSGVGKTETALALAEAMYGGEQNVITINMSEFQEAHTVSTLKGAPPGYIGYGEGGVLTEAVRRKPYSVVLLDEVEKAHPDVHEIFFQVFDKGVMEDGEGRVIDFKNTLILLTTNAGTELIAQVCKDPQNVPEPEDIAKALRQPLLEIFPPALLGRLVTIPYYPLSDEMLKAITRLQLNRIKKRVESTHKVAFDYDDAVIDLIVSRCTETESGGRMIDTILTNSLLPDMSREFLTRMLEGKALAGVRISAVDNELQYDFSDAA, from the coding sequence ATGGGTGAAATCAGTCGCGCCGCGTTGTTCGGCAAACTCAACAGCGTGGCCTACAAAGCCATCGAAGCCGCCACCGTGTTCTGCAAGTTGCGCGGTAACCCTTATGTGGAACTGGTCCACTGGTTTCACCAGTTGCTGCAACTGCAGGACTCGGACCTGCACCGCATCATCCGCCAGTTCAACATCGAGCCGGCGCGCCTGGCCCGTGACCTGACCGAAGCCCTGGATCGCCTGCCTCGGGGTTCGACGTCCATCACCGACCTGTCGTCCCACGTGGAAGAAGCCGTGGAACGCGGCTGGGTCTACGGCAGCCTGATGTTCGGCGAAAGCCAGGTGCGCACCGGTTACCTGGTGCTGGGCATCCTCAAGACGCCGAGCCTGCGCCACGCGCTGCTGGGCCTGTCGTCGGAGTTCGACAAGGTCAAGGTCGAAGCCCTGAGCGAACGGTTTGACGAATACGTCGGCGACTCGCCGGAAAACGCCCTGACCGCCAGCGACGGTTTCAACGCCGGCGCCGTGCCGGGCGAAGCCAGCGGCGCCATGGCCCCCAGCGCCATGGGCAAGCAGGAAGCCCTCAAGCGCTTTACCGTCGACCTCACCGAGCAGGCCCGCAGCGGCAAGCTCGACCCCATCGTCGGCCGTGACGAAGAGATCCGCCAACTGGTGGACATCCTCATGCGCCGCCGGCAGAACAACCCGATCCTCACCGGTGAAGCCGGCGTGGGCAAGACCGCCGTGGTCGAAGGCTTTGCCCTGCGCATTGTCGCCGGCGACGTACCGCCGGCCCTCAAGGACGTGGAACTGCGCAGCCTCGACGTTGGCTTGTTGCAGGCCGGCGCGAGTATGAAAGGCGAATTCGAACAGCGCCTGCGCCAGGTCATCGAAGACGTCCAGGCCTCGCCCAAGCCGATCATCCTGTTCATCGACGAAGCCCACACCCTGGTGGGAGCCGGTGGCGCCGCCGGCACGGGCGATGCGGCCAACCTGCTCAAGCCGGCGTTGGCCCGCGGCACCTTGCGTACCGTGGCTGCCACCACCTGGGCCGAGTACAAGAAGCACATCGAAAAAGACCCGGCCCTGACCCGGCGTTTCCAAGTGGTACAAGTGGCCGAGCCGTCGGAAGACAAGGCCCTGCTGATGATGCGCGGCGTGGCTTCGACCATGGAAAAACACCACCAGGTGCAGATCCTCGACGAAGCCCTGGAAGCCTCGGTCAAGCTGTCACACCGCTACATTCCCGCGCGCCAGCTGCCGGACAAATCCGTGAGCCTGCTGGACACCGCTTGCGCCCGCGTCGCCATCAGCCTGCACGCCGTGCCGGCCGAAGTGGATGACAGCCGTCGGCGCATCGAAGCACTGGAAACCGAGCTGCAAATCATCGCCCGCGAACACGCGATTGGCGTGGTCATCGGCACTCGCCAGACCCAGAGCGAAAACCTGCTGAGCGCCGAGCGCGAACGCCTGGCCGAACTGGAAGGTCGCTGGGCCGAAGAGAAAACCCTGGTGGACGAACTGCTCGCTACCCGCGCCACCTTGCGCGAACGCGTTGGCGTGGTGGACAGCGAGGATGGCAGCGAAACCAGCCATGAACTGCGCGAGAAACTGGTGGACCTGCAACAGCGCCTGACCGCCCTGCAAGGCGAAACCCCGCTGATCCTGCCCACCGTGGATTACCAGGCCGTGGCCTCGGTGGTCGCCGACTGGACCGGTATCCCGGTGGGCCGCATGGCCCGCAACGAACTGGAAACCGTGCTCAACCTCGACCAGCACCTGAAAAAACGCATCATCGGCCAGGACCATGCCTTGCAGATGATCGCCAAGCGCATCCAGACCTCCCGCGCCGGCCTCGACAATCCAAGCAAGCCGATTGGCGTGTTCATGCTCGCCGGCACCTCCGGCGTGGGCAAGACCGAAACCGCCCTGGCCCTGGCCGAAGCCATGTACGGCGGCGAGCAGAACGTCATCACCATCAACATGAGCGAGTTCCAGGAAGCCCACACCGTGTCGACCCTCAAGGGCGCACCGCCGGGCTACATCGGCTACGGCGAAGGCGGCGTGCTGACCGAAGCCGTGCGGCGCAAACCGTACAGCGTGGTGTTGCTGGACGAGGTGGAAAAGGCTCACCCGGACGTGCATGAGATCTTCTTCCAGGTGTTCGACAAAGGCGTGATGGAGGACGGCGAAGGCCGGGTGATCGACTTCAAGAACACCTTGATCCTGCTGACCACCAACGCCGGCACCGAGTTGATTGCCCAGGTCTGCAAAGACCCGCAGAACGTGCCCGAGCCGGAAGACATCGCCAAGGCCCTGCGCCAGCCGCTGCTGGAGATTTTCCCGCCGGCGCTGCTGGGCCGCCTGGTGACGATCCCGTACTACCCGCTCAGCGACGAGATGCTCAAGGCCATCACCCGCCTGCAACTCAACCGCATCAAGAAGCGCGTGGAGAGCACCCACAAAGTCGCCTTCGACTACGACGACGCGGTGATCGACCTGATCGTCTCGCGCTGCACCGAAACCGAAAGCGGCGGGCGCATGATCGACACCATCCTGACCAACAGCCTGCTGCCGGACATGAGCCGCGAGTTCCTGACCCGCATGCTCGAAGGCAAGGCCTTGGCCGGGGTGCGGATCAGCGCCGTGGACAACGAATTGCAGTACGACTTCAGCGACGCGGCTTGA
- the tssC gene encoding type VI secretion system contractile sheath large subunit produces MTDNTAREGVQNLGATQETSEFASLLLQEFKPKTERAREAVETAVRTLAEQALAQTDLVSNDAIKSIESIIAAIDAKLTAQVNQVIHHPDFQQLESAWRGLHYLVNNTESDEQLKIRVLNISKTDLHKTLKKFKGTAWDQSPIFKKMYEEEYGQFGGEPYGCLVGDYYFDQSPPDVELLGELSKVCAAMHSPFIAAASPTVMGMGSWQELSNPRDLTKIFTTPEYAGWRSLRESEDSRYIGLTMPRFLARLPYGAKTDPVEAFAFEENTDGADSSKYTWANAAYAMAVNINRSFKHFGWCSRIRGVESGGEVENLPAHTFPTDDGGVDMKCPTEIAISDRREAELAKNGFMPLLHKKNTDFAAFIGAQSLQKPAEYDDPDATANANLAARLPYLFATCRFAHYLKCIVRDKIGSFKEKDEMQRWLQDWILNYVDGDPAHSTETTKAQHPLAAAEVIVEEVEGNPGYYNSKFYLRPHYQLEGLTVSLRLVSKLPSAKGA; encoded by the coding sequence ATGACTGACAATACAGCCCGCGAAGGCGTGCAGAACCTGGGCGCAACGCAAGAAACCAGCGAGTTCGCGTCCCTGCTGCTGCAAGAATTCAAACCCAAGACCGAACGCGCCCGCGAAGCCGTCGAAACGGCCGTGCGCACCCTGGCCGAGCAGGCCCTGGCGCAGACCGACCTGGTGTCCAACGACGCCATCAAGTCGATCGAATCGATCATCGCCGCCATCGACGCCAAGCTTACCGCCCAGGTCAACCAGGTCATCCACCACCCCGACTTCCAGCAACTGGAAAGCGCCTGGCGTGGCCTGCACTACCTGGTCAACAACACCGAGTCCGATGAGCAGCTCAAGATCCGTGTGCTCAACATCTCCAAGACCGATCTGCACAAGACCCTGAAGAAATTCAAGGGCACCGCGTGGGACCAGAGCCCGATCTTCAAGAAGATGTACGAAGAAGAATACGGCCAGTTCGGCGGCGAACCTTACGGCTGCCTGGTGGGCGACTACTACTTCGACCAGTCGCCACCGGATGTCGAGCTGCTGGGCGAACTGTCGAAAGTCTGCGCGGCCATGCACTCGCCGTTCATCGCTGCGGCATCGCCGACCGTGATGGGCATGGGCTCGTGGCAGGAACTGTCGAACCCGCGCGACTTGACCAAAATCTTCACCACCCCGGAATACGCCGGCTGGCGCTCGCTGCGTGAATCGGAAGACTCGCGCTACATCGGCCTGACCATGCCACGCTTCCTGGCGCGCCTGCCGTACGGCGCCAAGACCGACCCGGTGGAAGCCTTCGCCTTCGAAGAAAACACCGACGGTGCCGACAGCTCCAAGTACACCTGGGCCAACGCCGCCTACGCGATGGCGGTGAACATCAACCGTTCGTTCAAACACTTCGGCTGGTGCTCGCGCATCCGTGGCGTGGAATCCGGCGGCGAAGTGGAAAACCTGCCAGCCCACACCTTCCCGACCGACGACGGTGGCGTGGACATGAAGTGCCCAACCGAAATCGCCATCTCGGACCGCCGTGAAGCGGAACTGGCGAAGAACGGTTTCATGCCGCTGTTGCACAAGAAAAACACTGACTTCGCCGCGTTCATCGGCGCCCAGTCGCTGCAGAAACCGGCCGAATACGACGACCCGGACGCCACCGCCAACGCCAACCTGGCCGCGCGCCTGCCGTACCTGTTCGCCACTTGCCGTTTCGCTCACTACCTCAAGTGCATCGTGCGCGACAAGATCGGTTCCTTCAAAGAGAAGGACGAGATGCAGCGCTGGTTGCAGGACTGGATCCTCAACTACGTCGACGGTGACCCGGCGCACTCCACCGAGACCACCAAGGCCCAGCACCCGTTGGCCGCAGCCGAAGTGATCGTCGAAGAAGTCGAAGGCAACCCGGGGTACTACAACTCCAAGTTCTACCTGCGCCCGCACTACCAGCTCGAAGGGCTGACCGTGTCGCTGCGCCTGGTATCGAAACTGCCGTCGGCCAAGGGCGCGTAA